The following are encoded together in the Pseudomonas maumuensis genome:
- a CDS encoding D-hexose-6-phosphate mutarotase: protein MANFTVETELHGELNCWRITSDHAELLIAQQGAQVLSYQRLGEPPLLWLSDQAIFRQGKSVRAGAPVCWPWFGIFERNPDSVKAMFKGEQPPAHGLVRGRDWQLLRAEEHSDHLQVEFELPEAQGDLPGWPHEVQLKLLVELGDQLKLTLTSYNLGNTDVTLSQALHSYFAVSDVRQVQVEGVDGLAYIETLANWEQRKQQGNLGFAGETDRIYLNAPERLAIVDPHWNRRITLQAGGSRTAVIWNPWTDRARDLPDMADDGWQRMLCIETANVMDDVVVLKPGATHAMSVAIGSEAL from the coding sequence ATGGCTAACTTCACGGTCGAGACCGAGCTGCACGGCGAACTCAACTGCTGGCGCATCACCAGCGATCATGCCGAACTACTGATTGCCCAGCAGGGCGCCCAGGTCCTGAGCTATCAGCGCCTGGGCGAGCCACCCCTGCTGTGGCTGAGCGACCAGGCCATCTTCCGCCAGGGCAAGTCGGTGCGTGCCGGCGCTCCCGTGTGCTGGCCGTGGTTCGGTATCTTCGAGCGCAATCCCGATTCGGTCAAAGCCATGTTCAAGGGCGAGCAGCCACCCGCCCATGGCCTGGTGCGTGGCCGTGACTGGCAGTTGTTGCGCGCCGAGGAACACAGCGACCACCTGCAGGTCGAGTTCGAATTGCCCGAAGCCCAGGGTGACCTGCCGGGTTGGCCTCATGAGGTCCAACTCAAGCTCCTGGTAGAGCTGGGTGACCAGCTGAAGCTCACCCTGACCAGCTACAACCTCGGCAATACCGACGTTACCCTGAGCCAGGCGCTGCACAGCTACTTCGCCGTGAGCGATGTGCGCCAGGTGCAAGTGGAAGGCGTGGATGGGTTGGCCTACATCGAAACACTGGCCAACTGGGAACAGCGCAAACAACAGGGCAACCTGGGATTCGCGGGCGAGACTGATCGCATCTACCTGAACGCGCCTGAGCGACTGGCGATTGTCGATCCGCACTGGAACCGACGCATCACCCTGCAGGCTGGCGGCTCCCGCACCGCGGTAATCTGGAACCCCTGGACCGACCGCGCCCGCGACCTGCCAGACATGGCCGACGATGGCTGGCAGCGCATGCTGTGCATCGAGACGGCGAATGTGATGGATGACGTGGTAGTGCTCAAACCAGGGGCAACTCATGCGATGAGCGTGGCAATAGGTAGCGAAGCGCTCTGA
- a CDS encoding DUF3299 domain-containing protein — translation MRALFLIPLLLASALAHAELPETDWLELMPKSDQKALEQMPEIDHNSPEALGTFTAKGGLKQSKGLPAVMYSTKTVAAMNGRQIRLGGYPVPLESDAKGNSTLFFLVPYPGACIHVPPPPPNQLVLVRYAKGLKIDDIYTPLWVTGTLKVETVSNDLADAAYALEAGTVRVVEDADL, via the coding sequence ATGCGTGCGTTATTCCTCATTCCCCTGTTGCTGGCCAGCGCCCTGGCCCATGCCGAGCTGCCCGAGACCGACTGGCTGGAGCTGATGCCCAAGTCGGACCAGAAGGCGCTCGAGCAGATGCCCGAGATCGATCACAACTCCCCGGAAGCCCTGGGCACTTTCACCGCCAAGGGTGGGCTGAAGCAGAGCAAGGGCCTGCCGGCGGTGATGTACTCGACCAAGACCGTGGCCGCCATGAACGGCAGGCAGATCCGCCTGGGTGGGTATCCGGTGCCGCTGGAGAGCGATGCCAAAGGCAACAGCACGCTGTTTTTCCTGGTGCCGTACCCGGGGGCGTGCATCCATGTACCGCCGCCGCCGCCGAACCAGCTGGTGCTGGTGCGGTATGCGAAGGGGCTGAAGATCGACGATATCTACACGCCGCTGTGGGTGACCGGCACCTTGAAGGTGGAGACGGTCAGCAATGACCTGGCGGATGCGGCGTATGCGTTGGAGGCGGGGACGGTGAGGGTGGTGGAAGACGCGGATCTGTAA
- a CDS encoding GlsB/YeaQ/YmgE family stress response membrane protein yields MGIIGTIFIGLIVGLLARFLKPGDDSMGWIMTILLGIAGSLAATYGGQALGIYQAGQAAGFFGALVGAIILLVIYGFIKKR; encoded by the coding sequence ATGGGCATCATTGGAACCATCTTCATCGGCCTGATCGTCGGCCTGCTGGCGCGTTTCCTGAAACCGGGTGACGACAGCATGGGCTGGATCATGACCATCCTCCTCGGCATTGCCGGTTCCCTGGCCGCCACCTATGGCGGACAAGCCCTGGGCATCTACCAGGCCGGGCAGGCCGCGGGCTTCTTCGGGGCCCTGGTCGGCGCGATCATCCTGCTGGTGATCTACGGCTTCATCAAGAAGCGCTGA